AGTACTGGGTTCTGACCGGGCGAATTCCGGCGATCCACCCCGCGGCCATGTTCCTGCTGGTCGCGATCCTGGCGATCGCGTTTCTGTTCCGAAAGGCGTTCTGCAGCTGGCTCTGCCCGGTGGGAACCGTCTCGGAAGCTCTGGGAAGCATCGGGCGAAAGATCCTGGGACGAAACCTGCGCCTGCCGAAGTGGATCGACGTGCCGCTCCGCGGGTTCAAGTACCTGCTGCTCGGATTCTTCGTGTGGGCGGTCGCGAGCATGTCGGCGCAGGCCATCGAGGCGTTCATGCAATCCCCGTATGGACTGATCGCGGACGTCAAGATGCTGAACTTCTTCCGCTTCATCGGCGGGACGGGGCTTTGCGTGATCGGTTTGCTCGGCATCGCGTCGATCTTCGTCGCCGACTTCTGGTGCCGCTACCTCTGCCCGTACGGCGCGCTCCTCGGGCTGGTGTCGCTTCTGAGCCCTGCCCGAATCCGCCGCGACACGAATGCCTGCATCGATTGCGGCAAGTGCGCCAAGGCGTGCCCGGCGTCGCTTCCCGTCGATCGGCTCCCTTCCGTGCGCTCGGCCGAATGCAATGCGTGCGTCGCCTGCGTGGCCGTCTGCCCCGTCGAGGGAGCGCTCGATCTGTCGCTCCGGCGGCCGGTCCGGCGGCGTCTCTTCGCGCCGGCGCTCGCCGCCGCAATCATCCTGCTCTTCGTCGGGGTCGTCGGGTTCGCCCGGACGACCGGCCACTGGCGATCGCGTGTGCCGGAATCGTCTTACCGACAGCTCGTCTCCCACTCTGAGGAGGTCGGGCACCCGATGCCCTGAGAGGCCGAAGCTTCAGAGGAAGAAAAGGCTCAGAGTCCTTTCCCGGCGTCCTTCTGTGGCGGCAGCGCCCGGTACCTCGCGGCGATCACCTGAATCGTCCCGTCCTGCTGCTCGGCGGTCACCCGCAGCAGGAGCGGAGCGTCGGACGTTCCCGCCAGATCGAGAACGGCGGGCATATCCAG
The Thermoanaerobaculia bacterium genome window above contains:
- a CDS encoding 4Fe-4S binding protein, with the translated sequence MTGVISACRYPVYLHLQDADSPRDHRRKPLIRRRPTDWSQRWRHAFQIAFLLLNAALGAQFYLWVRQIEVRGSALHVSRPPGVEGWLPIAGLMNLKYWVLTGRIPAIHPAAMFLLVAILAIAFLFRKAFCSWLCPVGTVSEALGSIGRKILGRNLRLPKWIDVPLRGFKYLLLGFFVWAVASMSAQAIEAFMQSPYGLIADVKMLNFFRFIGGTGLCVIGLLGIASIFVADFWCRYLCPYGALLGLVSLLSPARIRRDTNACIDCGKCAKACPASLPVDRLPSVRSAECNACVACVAVCPVEGALDLSLRRPVRRRLFAPALAAAIILLFVGVVGFARTTGHWRSRVPESSYRQLVSHSEEVGHPMP